A section of the Venturia canescens isolate UGA chromosome 11, ASM1945775v1, whole genome shotgun sequence genome encodes:
- the Nha1 gene encoding sodium/hydrogen exchanger 9B2, which produces MDSNTNFHHDLPPPPPPPPSSRGMTRSTEEMSRRRVSISEQVFGLDNPGFEHNRRISASSEHNSDQGRRKSILHYGHSNGGSVENIQQYKFEVDTIRANGNNRKKSAMSLSSSVRDKIEYSEELKRSWLYVFCAQCHGRDDTASWEPPGWRRACPQPFCPSYRKFARTSCLFLMGLLIWGIVYCIIGRDAAPGGPLFSLAALSIAAHFGGWIFSLTTLPALIGMLVTGIVMQNAGLVDIGGGHYGSVISNLRKIALVIILTRAGLDLDPNALKRQRITVPKLGLIPWLVEAAMIGVTSVYLIGLPWIWGFLIGSVIAAVSPAVVVPCLFRLRGKGYGVAKGIPTLIIAIAGIDDAASVAIFGIVKSVMFSQDALWYQILQGPISIIGGIGFGVLWGCLAKYVPEKGDPFVIPMRVLMLLGGGLLAVFGSEAVELGGAGPLAVVAAAFVSCYFWQEEEGWEVDENPVAIAFEIFWMIFEPILFGLTGAQIKISELEGSQVYLIIGCLMAGIIVRILVTVLVGIGSKFNLKEKVFIALACMAKATVQAALGPVALDEIDPAQTDQLRFAETALTFCVLSILLTAPAGGVIITLSGPKLLTKTTAPIKPQEGWRSRRPSIRDISIINEDPDLEESAANKI; this is translated from the exons ATGGATTCGAACACGAATTTTCACCACGATCTACCGCCGCCGCCACCACCGCCGCCTTCCTCCAGAGGAATGACTCGGAGCACCGAGGAAATGTCAAGAAGACGCGTCTCCATAAGCGAACAAGTTTTCGGTCTCGATAATCCTGGATTCGAACACAATCGACGTATCAGTGCCAGTTCCGAACACAATTCCGACCAGGGACGCCGCAAATCTATTTTACATTATGGTCACAGTAACGGTGGTAGTGTCGAAAATATTCAACAGTACAAATTCGAAGTCGATACCATTCGCGCCAATGGGAACAACCGGAAAAAGTCAGCCATGAGTCTCTCCAGCTCTGTGCGCGACAAAATCGAGTACTCGGAAGAACTCAAGAG GTCTTGGCTGTACGTTTTCTGTGCTCAATGCCATGGTCGGGACGACACAGCTTCGTGGGAACCGCCGGGATGGCGTCGAGCCTGTCCCCAGCCCTTTTGTCCGAGTTATAGGAAGTTTGCTCGGACATCGTGTCTCTTCCTGATGGGTCTTCTGATATGGGGAATCGTTTATTGTATCATCGGGAGAGACGCGGCTCCCGGAGGTCCCCTTTTTAGTTTAGCGGCTTTGAGTATCGCCGCCCATTTCGGAGGTTGGATTTTTTCCCTGACGACCTTACCCGCCCTCATTGGTATGCTCGTAACCGGAATCGTCATGCAAAACGCTGGCCTCGTCGATATCGGGGGTGGACACTACGGAAGCGTCATCTCGAATCTTCG aaaAATCGCCCTCGTGATAATCCTGACGAGAGCGGGTTTGGATCTCGACCCGAATGCTCTCAAAAGGCAGCGGATCACGGTACCGAAGCTGGGTCTGATACCGTGGCTCGTTGAGGCGGCGATGATCGGTGTTACGTCCGTGTATTTGATCGGTTTACCATGGATTTGGGGCTTTTTGATCGGCAGCGTAATAGCCGCGGTTTCGCCGGCCGTCGTTGTGCCTTGTCTCTTCAGGCTCCGGGGCAAAGGTTACGGCGTGGCGAag GGAATACCGACCCTCATAATCGCGATCGCCGGAATCGACGATGCAGCCTCCGTCGCGATATTCGGGATCGTAAAGAGCGTCATGTTTTCCCAGGACGCCCTTTGGTACCAAATCCTGCAGGGCCCGATCTCGATAATCGGTGGGATCGGTTTCGGCGTCCTCTGGGGATGTCTGGCAAAATACGTGCCAGAAAAAGGCGAC CCTTTCGTCATCCCGATGAGAGTTCTCATGCTTCTGGGCGGTGGTTTATTGGCCGTTTTCGGGAGCGAAGCGGTCGAGCTCGGCGGAGCTGGTCCTCTCGCGGTCGTTGCCGCCGCTTTTGTCAGCTGTTATTTCTGGCAGGAGGAGGAAGGCTGGGAGGTCGATGAG AACCCGGTGGCGATCGCTTTCGAAATATTCTGGATGATTTTCGAGCCGATACTCTTCGGGCTGACGGGGGCCCAAATAAAGATCAGCGAGCTGGAGGGTTCGCAGGTCTACCTGATAATCGGCTGCCTCATGGCGGGAATAATAGTCCGAATTTTGGTTACGGTCCTGGTCGGGATCGGCTCCAAGTTCAACCTCAAAGAAAAAGTCTTCATCGCCCTGGCGTGCATGGCAAAAGCGACGGTCCAAGCGGCGCTGGGCCCGGTGGCGTTGGACGAAATAGACCCGGCGCAGACCGATCAGCTTCGCTTCGCCGAGACCGCCCTGACCTTTTGCGTCCTGTCGATACTGTTGACCGCCCCCGCTGGCGGAGTCATCATAACGCTCTCGGGGCCGAAGCTCTTGACGAAAACGACCGCCCCGATCAAGCCTCAGGAAGGCTGGAGATCGAGGAGGCCCTCGATACGCGACATTTCGATCATAAACGAAGATCCTGATCTCGAGGAATCG